Proteins encoded within one genomic window of Corynebacterium aurimucosum:
- the hisS gene encoding histidine--tRNA ligase has product MSDKKQFKALSAPKGVPDYVPPQSAIFAKVREAFVHQAHLSGFQHIELPVFEDTSLFARGVGESTDVVSKEMYTFADRGDRSVTLRPEGTAGVMRAVIEHNLDRGQLPVKLNYFGPFFRYERPQAGRYRQLQQVGVEAIGVDDPALDAEIIALADRSYRSLGLSQFRLELTSLGDHDCRPAYREKLQEFLFKLDLDEDTKARAELNPLRVLDDKRPEVQEQLVDAPLMLDHLNAECREHFETVTGLLDDMGVPYTINPRIVRGLDYYTKTCFEFVHDGLGAQSGIGGGGRYDGLMAQLGGQELSGIGYGLGVDRTILALEAEGVELEGVDERVAVYGVALGAAAKQKMVSIINDLRKAGIAADMSFGDRGLKGAMKGADRANARFALVLGDQELEAGSVALKDLRAHEQRDVPVGDIVNQLRQLV; this is encoded by the coding sequence GTGAGTGATAAGAAGCAGTTCAAAGCCCTGTCCGCGCCTAAGGGTGTGCCGGACTACGTCCCGCCGCAATCGGCCATCTTTGCCAAGGTCCGTGAGGCCTTCGTACATCAGGCACACCTGTCCGGCTTCCAGCACATCGAACTCCCCGTCTTTGAGGACACATCGCTCTTCGCCCGCGGCGTAGGGGAGTCCACGGACGTGGTGTCGAAGGAGATGTATACCTTCGCCGATCGTGGTGATCGTTCCGTGACGCTGCGACCAGAGGGCACCGCGGGTGTCATGCGCGCGGTCATTGAACACAACCTTGACCGCGGTCAGCTTCCGGTGAAGCTCAACTATTTCGGCCCCTTCTTCCGCTACGAGCGCCCGCAGGCGGGCCGTTACCGTCAGCTGCAGCAGGTCGGTGTGGAGGCCATCGGCGTGGATGATCCGGCGCTGGATGCCGAGATTATTGCCTTGGCGGATCGCTCCTACCGCAGCCTAGGCCTGAGCCAATTCCGCCTTGAGTTGACCAGCTTGGGTGACCACGACTGCCGCCCGGCCTACCGCGAGAAGCTGCAGGAGTTCCTGTTCAAGCTGGATCTAGACGAGGACACTAAGGCCCGCGCGGAGCTCAATCCCCTGCGCGTGCTCGATGACAAGCGCCCAGAGGTCCAGGAGCAGCTTGTTGATGCTCCCTTGATGCTTGACCACCTCAATGCCGAGTGCCGCGAGCACTTTGAAACGGTCACCGGCCTGCTCGATGACATGGGCGTGCCCTACACCATCAACCCGCGCATAGTCCGCGGCCTCGACTATTACACAAAGACCTGTTTCGAATTCGTCCACGATGGCCTTGGCGCGCAGTCCGGCATCGGTGGCGGCGGCCGCTATGATGGCCTCATGGCCCAGCTTGGTGGGCAGGAACTGTCCGGAATCGGCTATGGCCTTGGCGTAGACCGCACCATTCTGGCCCTCGAGGCTGAGGGAGTCGAGCTCGAGGGTGTCGACGAGCGCGTGGCCGTCTACGGTGTGGCCTTGGGAGCTGCGGCGAAGCAGAAGATGGTCAGCATCATCAATGACTTGCGTAAGGCCGGCATTGCTGCCGATATGTCCTTCGGCGACCGTGGCCTTAAGGGAGCGATGAAGGGCGCTGATCGTGCCAACGCCCGCTTCGCACTCGTCCTCGGTGACCAAGAGCTAGAGGCTGGCTCCGTGGCGCTCAAGGACCTGCGCGCGCACGAGCAGCGCGACGTCCCTGTGGGGGACATCGTCAACCAGCTCCGTCAGCTGGTTTAG
- a CDS encoding MBL fold metallo-hydrolase, protein MSAPEIYGFAAGPYKTNTYVVANGSRAFIVDPGMHTREKLEQLAREKSLEFEAVVLTHGHIDHTRDAAEFDLPVYIHPDDAFMLVDGSGVSPESQMLFAAASMKQVVDRRDLIGGETLSLVGLEFDVLHAPGHSPGCVILVAEGIALTGDVLFKGSIGRTDLPHSDHAAMQRSLRGPVWGLDDSLAILPGHGPTTTMRRERATNPFLRAAGDVL, encoded by the coding sequence ATGAGCGCTCCCGAAATCTACGGTTTCGCCGCTGGGCCCTATAAAACCAACACCTATGTGGTGGCTAACGGTTCCCGGGCGTTCATCGTGGACCCAGGGATGCACACGCGCGAGAAGCTTGAGCAGCTCGCGCGTGAGAAGTCCTTGGAGTTTGAAGCCGTCGTGCTCACCCACGGCCACATTGATCACACGCGCGACGCTGCCGAGTTTGACCTACCGGTCTACATCCACCCGGATGACGCGTTCATGCTGGTGGATGGCTCCGGTGTGTCCCCCGAGTCGCAGATGCTCTTTGCTGCCGCTTCCATGAAGCAGGTAGTGGACCGCCGCGACTTGATCGGCGGGGAAACGTTGAGTCTTGTCGGCCTTGAATTTGATGTGCTCCATGCACCGGGCCATTCCCCGGGATGTGTCATCCTCGTGGCTGAGGGGATTGCCCTGACGGGCGACGTGCTATTTAAAGGCTCCATCGGGCGTACCGACTTGCCACACTCCGACCACGCCGCGATGCAACGTTCACTGCGCGGTCCGGTGTGGGGTCTTGATGACTCCCTTGCTATCTTGCCGGGCCACGGCCCGACGACGACCATGCGTCGTGAACGCGCGACTAATCCGTTTCTACGCGCAGCAGGGGATGTACTCTAA
- the tpx gene encoding thiol peroxidase — MATTNFQNEPVETNTELPKVGDALPDFTLVGTNLAELTNADFAGKRLVVSCFPSVDTGVCAAQLRKFNEEAAGLENTVVLSVSRDLPFAQERFCAAEGIENVVSASDFRSDFADKLGLVLEGSPLKGLFARAVIVTDAEHKVIYTELVPEVTTEPDYDAALAALK; from the coding sequence ATGGCTACAACGAATTTTCAGAATGAACCCGTCGAAACCAACACAGAGCTTCCCAAGGTTGGTGACGCCCTGCCGGACTTCACCCTCGTGGGAACCAACTTGGCAGAGCTGACTAACGCTGACTTCGCAGGCAAGCGCCTAGTGGTGTCTTGCTTCCCATCCGTGGACACCGGTGTGTGCGCGGCCCAGCTGCGCAAGTTCAACGAAGAGGCAGCTGGTCTAGAGAACACTGTTGTCCTGTCCGTCTCCCGCGACCTGCCTTTCGCGCAGGAGCGTTTCTGCGCTGCGGAGGGCATCGAGAACGTCGTCAGCGCTTCTGATTTCCGCTCTGATTTCGCCGATAAGCTCGGTCTTGTCCTGGAAGGCTCCCCGCTCAAGGGCCTATTCGCCCGCGCGGTCATCGTCACCGACGCCGAGCACAAGGTGATCTACACCGAGCTGGTTCCGGAGGTCACGACCGAGCCGGACTACGACGCAGCTTTGGCAGCTCTCAAGTAA
- a CDS encoding peptidylprolyl isomerase — MSTNSQRLDDALNQLDRELKSRDRKQKSRPLGVVLMAAVVIIALVGGIWFLSTRSSEEEQIQAEESSAANTTTEAPTAEALSGKRAKSLGETVTCEYNETGDASREVPTPQGKDIPAKGEVTVNFATKQGDIEMTLDRSLAPCTVNAITDMISAKYYDDTVCHRMTDGGIFVLQCGDPTGKGSGGPGFQFANEYPTDEADDTAMAQPALYPKGSIAMANAGEDTNGSQFFINYKDSQLPPAYTYFGNLTEKGQKTIDAIAAKGVKDGQSDGEPAEEVRITKATIES, encoded by the coding sequence GTGTCTACTAACAGCCAGCGCTTGGATGATGCGCTCAATCAGCTCGATCGCGAGCTGAAGTCCCGTGACCGCAAACAAAAGAGCCGACCGCTAGGCGTTGTTCTCATGGCGGCCGTGGTCATTATCGCCCTCGTTGGCGGTATTTGGTTCCTGTCCACACGCTCGTCGGAGGAAGAGCAGATTCAAGCTGAGGAAAGCTCGGCTGCGAACACCACCACCGAAGCCCCCACTGCCGAGGCTTTGAGCGGCAAGCGCGCTAAGTCCCTTGGTGAGACCGTCACCTGCGAGTACAACGAGACTGGCGACGCTTCCCGTGAGGTCCCCACCCCGCAGGGCAAGGACATTCCTGCCAAGGGTGAGGTGACCGTCAATTTCGCCACCAAGCAAGGCGATATTGAGATGACTCTCGATCGCTCGCTTGCTCCGTGTACCGTCAACGCAATCACGGACATGATTTCGGCAAAGTACTACGACGACACCGTGTGCCACCGCATGACTGATGGCGGCATCTTCGTCCTGCAGTGCGGTGATCCCACCGGCAAGGGTTCCGGCGGACCTGGCTTCCAGTTTGCTAATGAATACCCCACCGATGAAGCTGACGACACAGCAATGGCCCAGCCGGCTCTGTACCCGAAGGGTTCCATCGCCATGGCTAACGCCGGTGAAGACACCAATGGTTCCCAGTTCTTCATTAACTACAAGGACTCGCAGCTTCCGCCTGCCTATACCTACTTTGGCAACCTGACGGAGAAGGGCCAGAAGACCATCGACGCCATTGCCGCTAAGGGCGTCAAGGATGGACAATCCGATGGTGAACCTGCTGAAGAGGTTCGCATCACCAAGGCCACCATCGAAAGCTAA
- a CDS encoding DUF421 domain-containing protein has translation MDTLRLFGREAMYQLGIELHRIPLVMLATLGIYLAFMVLVKLFGSRVLTSITASDAVIIIMFGAVSGRVIVGNPPTLVAGIIGLFTLMLLEAAFGTFRQLVTWSRFIDRKPVLLVYKGQLQEDNMSFAHITERDVNSAVRKAGLGRRSDVQLMILEPTGQISVIRRGQLVDASVFKDVLGAERIEEVDEPD, from the coding sequence GTGGATACACTGAGGCTTTTTGGACGCGAGGCAATGTATCAGCTCGGCATTGAGCTTCACCGCATCCCCCTGGTGATGCTCGCAACGCTGGGTATCTATCTGGCCTTCATGGTCCTGGTCAAGCTTTTCGGCAGCCGTGTTCTGACGTCCATCACTGCCTCTGACGCCGTCATCATCATTATGTTTGGTGCGGTCTCTGGCCGCGTCATCGTGGGAAACCCGCCGACGCTCGTCGCCGGCATCATTGGACTTTTCACCCTGATGCTTTTGGAGGCCGCATTCGGTACCTTCCGCCAACTGGTGACGTGGTCACGGTTCATCGACCGCAAGCCAGTCTTGCTCGTGTACAAGGGGCAGCTGCAAGAAGACAATATGAGTTTCGCCCACATTACCGAGAGAGACGTCAATTCCGCAGTGCGCAAAGCTGGCCTGGGCCGGCGCAGCGATGTGCAGCTGATGATTTTGGAGCCAACCGGCCAAATTTCCGTCATCCGTCGAGGCCAGCTTGTTGATGCCTCCGTGTTCAAGGACGTCCTCGGCGCCGAGCGCATCGAGGAAGTGGATGAACCGGACTAG
- a CDS encoding bifunctional metallophosphatase/5'-nucleotidase, whose product MNFRRFGQLLAATTVTAVAISGAPAFAAEADQVTFSVTNFTDFHGHLELAEEFDKDTKELSGYTEMGAARMAALIKAVNKDQEYALTSAGDNVGGSAFVSAISEDKYTNEALNTMNLDVTAVGNHEFDKGTDDLMGRIKDQSNFPILGANVTKDGKPLLDASFVKEVDGVKVGFVGTVTTNTKYKVSAASIPGVEFSDPVEATNKEASRLKESGEAEVVVALMHEDAQQFAQGFNKDVDILFGGDTHVKTQGEVAREDALPLYWAQGYEYGKVLNDADITYDKAEKKITKIDLKQYDVADADVFAQLQGLEDDPEVAKVVEEAKKVAEIEGAKTAGTTEKAMYRGSDEGKDTGTNRGVESTLNNFIADGQRYALSKQTDKDIEIGVMNAGGVRADLKQGDVSYQDIFAVQPFGNYVITAEVSGADFITALENQWKPGQSRPRLALGLSNNVTVVYDQKAEQGKRVKSVTINGEPIDPEKNYSIALSSFLASSETEAGGDGFFEPGSIKNRNDVGYMDTQAMIDYIASGESKVRTGQGQIGAHVSGDLKPGEEITVDLSSLNYSNAEESQAKKVTVALGDAKAEADIDNAAQPGDEQFGERGRATVKLTLPEELAGDEKLLITTDAGTEAVLPLFPGGDDGSRDGGSAKDAGSSIGLGVGIAAAIAAAMAAVIGAINMPVAALPAPVQQLIEQLRKQFNI is encoded by the coding sequence GTGAACTTCCGTCGCTTTGGCCAGCTGTTGGCCGCCACCACCGTTACCGCCGTTGCTATCTCCGGCGCACCTGCCTTCGCCGCCGAGGCTGATCAAGTGACCTTCTCCGTCACTAACTTCACCGACTTCCACGGCCACCTTGAGCTGGCTGAGGAGTTCGACAAGGACACTAAGGAATTGAGCGGCTACACCGAGATGGGTGCTGCTCGCATGGCTGCGCTCATCAAGGCCGTCAACAAGGATCAGGAGTACGCCCTGACCTCCGCCGGTGATAACGTTGGCGGCTCCGCCTTCGTGTCTGCAATTTCTGAAGACAAGTACACCAACGAGGCCCTCAATACCATGAACCTCGATGTCACGGCTGTGGGCAACCACGAGTTCGACAAGGGCACCGATGACCTGATGGGCCGTATCAAGGACCAGTCCAACTTCCCGATCCTGGGCGCCAACGTCACCAAGGATGGCAAGCCCCTGCTCGATGCTTCCTTCGTCAAGGAGGTAGACGGTGTGAAGGTCGGCTTCGTTGGCACCGTTACCACCAACACCAAGTACAAGGTGTCCGCCGCCTCCATCCCAGGTGTCGAGTTCTCCGACCCCGTCGAGGCCACCAATAAGGAAGCCAGCCGCCTGAAGGAATCCGGCGAGGCCGAGGTTGTAGTGGCGCTCATGCACGAGGATGCTCAGCAGTTCGCGCAGGGCTTCAACAAGGATGTGGATATCCTCTTTGGCGGTGATACTCACGTCAAGACCCAGGGCGAGGTTGCTCGTGAGGACGCACTGCCGCTGTACTGGGCACAGGGCTACGAGTACGGCAAGGTGCTTAACGACGCCGACATCACCTACGACAAGGCCGAGAAGAAGATCACCAAGATTGATCTCAAGCAGTACGACGTGGCCGACGCAGATGTCTTCGCTCAGCTGCAGGGCCTCGAAGACGACCCCGAGGTAGCTAAGGTTGTCGAGGAAGCAAAGAAGGTAGCGGAGATTGAGGGTGCCAAGACTGCTGGTACCACCGAGAAGGCCATGTACCGCGGTTCTGATGAGGGCAAGGACACCGGTACCAACCGCGGTGTGGAGTCGACCCTCAACAACTTTATTGCCGATGGCCAGCGCTATGCTCTATCTAAGCAGACGGACAAGGACATCGAAATCGGTGTCATGAACGCAGGCGGTGTGCGCGCCGACCTCAAGCAAGGTGATGTTTCCTACCAGGACATCTTTGCCGTTCAGCCATTCGGTAATTACGTGATCACCGCGGAGGTTAGCGGCGCAGACTTCATTACCGCGTTGGAGAACCAGTGGAAGCCTGGCCAGTCCCGCCCGCGCCTGGCTCTGGGCCTGTCCAACAACGTCACCGTTGTCTACGACCAGAAGGCTGAGCAGGGCAAGCGCGTTAAGTCTGTCACCATTAACGGTGAACCGATTGACCCGGAGAAGAACTACAGCATTGCTCTGTCCTCCTTCCTTGCCTCCAGCGAGACGGAGGCCGGCGGCGATGGCTTCTTCGAGCCCGGTTCCATCAAGAACCGCAATGACGTTGGCTACATGGACACCCAGGCGATGATTGACTACATCGCTTCCGGCGAGTCCAAGGTTCGCACCGGCCAGGGCCAGATTGGTGCCCACGTGTCTGGTGACCTGAAGCCGGGGGAGGAGATCACAGTCGACCTTTCCTCCCTGAACTACTCCAACGCAGAAGAGTCACAGGCTAAGAAGGTCACCGTTGCACTGGGTGACGCTAAGGCCGAGGCAGACATTGACAACGCAGCACAGCCCGGTGACGAGCAGTTCGGTGAGCGCGGCCGCGCGACCGTCAAGCTCACACTCCCGGAGGAGCTGGCGGGTGATGAGAAGCTGCTCATCACTACCGATGCTGGTACTGAAGCAGTTCTGCCGCTGTTCCCTGGTGGGGATGACGGCTCTCGGGACGGCGGTTCCGCCAAGGACGCCGGGTCCTCCATCGGCTTGGGCGTAGGTATAGCTGCCGCAATCGCTGCTGCGATGGCGGCAGTCATCGGTGCCATTAATATGCCGGTTGCTGCACTCCCAGCGCCGGTACAGCAGTTAATTGAGCAGCTGCGCAAGCAGTTCAACATCTAG
- a CDS encoding RelA/SpoT family protein has product MTTEKQDKTAWRPGSVRGMSARLARSLTGGRVKINPALDPLMSIHREFHPKADAELLNNAYTTAQRLHEGVFRKSGEPYITHPLAVATIAAEIGMDTTTVAAALLHDTVEDTDYSLEDLTRDFGPEVARLVDGVTKLDKVALGAAAEAETIRKMIVAMATDPRVLVIKVCDRLHNMRTMRFLPPEKQAKKARQTLDVIAPLAHRLGMASVKWELEDLAFAILYPKKYDEIVRMVADRAPSRDRALKEIKAQVGQALKANGIEAEVMGRPKHYWSIYQKMIVRGRDFAEIFDLVGIRILVDDINSCYAAIGVVHSLYQALPGRFKDYISSPRFGVYQSLHTTVIGAGGSTLEVQVRTHEMHYNAEFGVAAHWRYKETKGKNSGHQEEVDQMAWMRQLLDWQKEAADPNEFLDSLRYDLTTKQIFAFTPKGDVVNLPAGSTPVDFAYAVHTEVGHRCIGAKVNGKLVALESELKSGDKVEIFTSKDPNAGPSRDWQEFLVSPRAKTKVRQWFAKERREEHLEAGRDALAAEVQRGGLPMHRLFTASSMKQVAEQLHYPDVDALYTAIGAGHVSAQHVANQLMALFGDQDDAVDALASRTPLSELENSRAQHTKDSATGTGILVEGSPDVMAKLAKCCQPVPGDAIFGFVTRGGGVSVHRADCTNAEKLKSEPERMMQVEWAGGPKSSGAFAASLQLEAIDRQGLLFELTRIFSEQSLNVLSMTSNRGDDHIATVRFSFSVSDTKQLGQLMTTLRNTEGVFDVYRVTA; this is encoded by the coding sequence ATGACGACTGAAAAGCAGGACAAGACTGCATGGCGGCCAGGCAGTGTGCGCGGCATGTCCGCGCGATTGGCCCGCTCCCTGACAGGTGGTCGCGTAAAGATCAATCCGGCTCTGGACCCGTTGATGTCGATCCACCGGGAATTTCACCCGAAGGCGGATGCGGAGCTGCTCAACAATGCCTACACCACGGCACAGCGTCTGCACGAAGGCGTTTTCCGCAAATCCGGCGAACCTTATATCACGCACCCGTTGGCGGTAGCGACAATTGCGGCTGAGATTGGTATGGACACCACGACTGTCGCGGCGGCTTTGCTCCACGACACAGTGGAAGATACTGACTATTCGCTGGAGGACCTCACCCGTGACTTTGGTCCCGAAGTGGCCCGGTTGGTCGACGGCGTAACGAAGCTTGACAAGGTCGCCCTCGGTGCCGCCGCGGAGGCAGAGACAATCCGCAAGATGATCGTGGCCATGGCCACCGACCCGCGCGTGCTCGTTATCAAGGTGTGCGACCGCCTGCACAACATGCGGACCATGCGCTTCCTGCCGCCCGAAAAGCAGGCGAAGAAGGCACGCCAGACTCTCGATGTCATTGCGCCACTGGCTCACCGCCTAGGAATGGCCAGCGTCAAATGGGAGCTTGAGGATTTGGCCTTCGCCATCCTGTACCCAAAGAAGTACGACGAAATCGTGCGCATGGTGGCGGATCGTGCTCCCTCACGCGATCGAGCGCTGAAGGAAATCAAGGCCCAGGTAGGCCAGGCTCTCAAGGCTAATGGTATTGAGGCCGAGGTCATGGGGCGCCCGAAGCACTACTGGTCGATTTACCAGAAGATGATCGTGCGCGGCCGCGACTTCGCGGAGATTTTTGACCTCGTGGGAATCCGCATCCTCGTCGATGACATCAATTCCTGCTACGCGGCCATTGGCGTGGTGCACTCGCTGTATCAAGCTCTTCCAGGGCGCTTCAAGGATTATATTTCCTCTCCGCGATTCGGCGTATACCAGTCACTGCACACCACCGTGATTGGGGCCGGCGGTTCCACCCTTGAGGTGCAGGTGCGCACGCACGAGATGCACTATAACGCGGAGTTCGGCGTGGCCGCCCACTGGCGTTATAAGGAAACTAAGGGCAAGAACTCGGGCCACCAAGAAGAAGTGGACCAGATGGCGTGGATGCGTCAGCTGCTGGATTGGCAGAAGGAAGCTGCAGATCCCAACGAGTTCTTGGATTCGCTGCGCTATGACCTGACAACCAAGCAGATTTTTGCCTTTACCCCCAAGGGTGACGTGGTCAATCTGCCCGCGGGGTCCACCCCTGTGGACTTCGCCTATGCGGTGCATACCGAGGTCGGCCACAGGTGCATCGGCGCAAAGGTCAACGGCAAGCTCGTGGCTCTAGAATCGGAGCTGAAGTCCGGCGATAAGGTCGAGATTTTTACCTCAAAGGATCCGAATGCTGGCCCCTCGCGGGATTGGCAGGAATTCCTCGTATCGCCTCGGGCGAAGACGAAGGTGCGGCAGTGGTTTGCCAAAGAACGCCGTGAAGAGCACCTCGAGGCCGGGCGCGATGCCTTGGCTGCTGAGGTGCAGCGCGGCGGCTTGCCCATGCACCGCCTGTTTACCGCCAGCTCCATGAAGCAGGTGGCTGAGCAGCTGCACTATCCCGATGTGGATGCACTCTATACCGCTATTGGCGCGGGTCACGTGTCGGCACAGCACGTTGCCAACCAGCTCATGGCCCTGTTCGGGGACCAAGACGATGCCGTCGATGCCTTGGCTTCGCGTACCCCACTGAGCGAATTGGAGAACTCCCGTGCTCAGCACACGAAGGATTCCGCAACTGGTACCGGCATCTTGGTGGAGGGCAGCCCAGACGTCATGGCCAAGTTGGCGAAGTGCTGCCAGCCGGTGCCTGGTGACGCCATCTTTGGTTTCGTCACCCGCGGCGGTGGCGTGTCTGTCCATCGAGCGGACTGCACCAATGCCGAAAAGTTGAAGTCCGAGCCGGAGCGCATGATGCAGGTGGAGTGGGCCGGCGGGCCGAAGTCCTCCGGTGCATTCGCCGCATCCTTGCAATTGGAGGCCATCGACCGCCAAGGCCTGCTTTTTGAGCTCACGCGAATTTTCAGCGAGCAGAGCCTCAATGTGCTGTCGATGACGTCCAATCGCGGTGATGATCACATCGCGACCGTGCGCTTTTCCTTCTCGGTTTCCGATACCAAGCAACTGGGCCAGCTCATGACAACGTTGCGCAACACGGAGGGTGTCTTCGACGTTTATCGCGTCACCGCCTAA
- a CDS encoding adenine phosphoribosyltransferase, with product MSEIYVAAAQALKDKVRLVQDFPEEGILFEDLTPVLADADSFTVVVDGLAEACKELGADMIGGLDARGFLLGSAVAYKLGLGILAIRKKGKLPPPVLTQEYELEYGTAALEIPSSGIDIKGKRIVLVDDVLATGGTLHGATLLLESAGAEVVGNVVVLEVQGLEGRERLQGSPLIVLNQMGTKD from the coding sequence GTGAGCGAGATTTACGTCGCAGCAGCACAAGCCTTGAAGGATAAGGTGCGCCTTGTCCAGGATTTCCCAGAGGAGGGAATTCTTTTCGAGGATCTGACCCCGGTGTTGGCTGACGCAGATTCCTTCACCGTCGTTGTCGATGGCTTAGCAGAGGCCTGCAAGGAGCTCGGCGCAGACATGATCGGCGGCCTCGATGCACGCGGTTTCCTGCTTGGTTCAGCCGTAGCCTACAAGCTGGGACTAGGAATCTTGGCTATCCGCAAGAAGGGCAAGCTCCCACCGCCCGTCTTGACCCAGGAGTACGAGCTGGAATACGGCACTGCAGCACTGGAAATCCCCAGTAGCGGCATTGATATTAAGGGCAAGCGCATCGTGCTTGTCGACGACGTCCTCGCAACCGGCGGCACACTCCACGGCGCCACCTTGCTCTTGGAATCCGCTGGAGCTGAAGTCGTGGGCAACGTCGTGGTCCTAGAGGTCCAAGGACTTGAGGGCCGCGAGCGCCTGCAAGGTTCTCCGCTGATTGTGCTCAACCAGATGGGGACGAAGGACTAA
- a CDS encoding ABC transporter substrate-binding protein: MRSPSFAALCAAVALAVTACGAQEGGLDKDTPPSRFAVLADAPIATSNAATAWGDAVGAAQLASRVFPALYVPGPAGQMVPNSDLADAEFFAAEGEDAGAHVDFTLTEQARFADGEAVTCDDYLLAFTAGQLSEIFGSYLPLMEEVTEVECAPHSKKFTVWFTPDAGSRWRYLFGPGSVVPAHVLAKRADMNLEELNAALHSQDVATLQPVAEAWRYGFSTEPGRFDPELQVSFGPYQIERVEDDGAIVLTANDNYYGDKPTLREILMLPRSADAAAFVASDELRVAEAATASPSWFDRDAEGKPVEVTSSAGSLTDTLVFSEAGTFSQPWARAAFAACVDAQHLAQVSSKESGVDVPAVTVRTVRNDDPVAAQMSSLTTVPVDNATASGLSGYTIGVGYLGPNPRYKAMVEELRAACEPAGIMVEDRSGERVSRAQLAADPATGQPEIDVYLGAVDPMREHSAPSSSVKHAAALRNLEQELWEELPSIPIAAQPRTFIVDRAVTGVVPYTGLAGIGWNLDRWSYNPTTATETKEES; this comes from the coding sequence GTGCGTAGTCCATCATTCGCGGCGCTGTGTGCCGCGGTAGCTCTTGCTGTGACCGCATGCGGGGCACAGGAAGGCGGCCTTGACAAAGACACCCCGCCATCGCGTTTTGCGGTGCTGGCCGACGCCCCCATTGCCACCAGCAATGCAGCCACGGCGTGGGGGGATGCGGTGGGGGCGGCCCAGCTGGCTAGCCGTGTTTTCCCGGCACTCTACGTACCGGGCCCGGCGGGGCAGATGGTCCCTAATTCAGATCTTGCCGATGCTGAGTTCTTCGCTGCCGAGGGTGAGGACGCTGGGGCGCACGTGGACTTCACGCTCACTGAGCAAGCACGTTTTGCTGACGGTGAAGCCGTGACCTGTGATGATTACCTTTTGGCCTTCACCGCCGGGCAGTTGAGCGAGATTTTCGGTTCCTACCTTCCACTGATGGAGGAAGTGACAGAAGTGGAATGCGCGCCCCACAGCAAGAAATTCACCGTATGGTTTACACCTGATGCCGGCTCGCGGTGGCGGTATTTGTTTGGGCCGGGTTCGGTTGTCCCAGCACACGTGTTAGCCAAGCGGGCTGATATGAACCTCGAAGAACTCAATGCAGCTCTACATTCTCAGGACGTAGCTACTTTGCAGCCGGTAGCAGAGGCGTGGCGCTATGGTTTCTCTACGGAGCCTGGGCGCTTTGACCCGGAGTTACAGGTTTCCTTCGGTCCTTATCAAATCGAGCGCGTTGAGGATGACGGTGCCATTGTGCTCACCGCCAACGATAACTATTACGGCGATAAGCCGACCCTGCGCGAGATCCTCATGCTTCCGAGAAGCGCAGACGCTGCCGCGTTTGTTGCCTCAGATGAGCTCCGCGTTGCCGAGGCTGCCACCGCGTCACCGTCGTGGTTCGACCGGGATGCAGAAGGCAAGCCAGTAGAGGTGACGTCTTCGGCAGGAAGCCTGACAGACACCTTAGTATTCTCCGAGGCTGGGACCTTTTCTCAGCCGTGGGCACGCGCTGCCTTTGCGGCCTGTGTGGATGCACAGCACTTGGCGCAGGTCTCATCGAAGGAATCTGGCGTGGACGTCCCCGCTGTCACCGTCCGTACCGTGCGCAATGATGATCCGGTCGCGGCGCAGATGTCTTCGCTGACAACCGTTCCTGTAGACAATGCAACGGCATCCGGTCTGTCCGGCTACACCATCGGAGTGGGTTACCTCGGGCCTAACCCGCGTTATAAGGCGATGGTGGAGGAGCTCCGCGCCGCGTGCGAACCTGCGGGGATCATGGTGGAGGACCGTTCCGGCGAGCGGGTTTCCCGTGCGCAATTGGCCGCGGATCCTGCAACTGGGCAGCCGGAGATAGATGTCTACCTCGGCGCCGTGGACCCGATGCGTGAGCATTCCGCGCCGTCCTCTAGCGTGAAGCACGCGGCGGCGCTGCGGAATCTGGAGCAGGAATTGTGGGAGGAGCTGCCCTCTATTCCCATCGCCGCGCAGCCTCGCACATTCATTGTCGACCGCGCTGTCACCGGCGTGGTGCCCTACACTGGCCTTGCGGGTATCGGGTGGAACCTCGACCGTTGGAGCTATAACCCCACAACAGCAACTGAAACAAAGGAAGAGTCGTGA